Proteins from one Comamonas flocculans genomic window:
- a CDS encoding helix-turn-helix domain-containing protein has product MKTVLHSAAIRRAAPESSHPSLEHVTRPTVTTGEAAHYLNRRPQTLRGWACQENGPVRPIRINGRLAWPVADIRRLVGVEGV; this is encoded by the coding sequence ATGAAAACCGTACTGCACAGCGCTGCAATCCGCCGCGCGGCACCTGAGTCCAGCCATCCATCGCTGGAACACGTCACCCGCCCCACGGTCACCACGGGCGAAGCCGCGCACTATCTGAATCGCCGCCCGCAGACCTTGCGCGGCTGGGCCTGCCAAGAGAACGGGCCGGTTCGCCCCATTCGCATCAATGGCCGTCTGGCTTGGCCCGTGGCTGACATTCGCCGCCTGGTGGGCGTGGAGGGCGTGTAA
- a CDS encoding helix-turn-helix domain-containing protein, which translates to MTDTSKQKAPVVSATKGFSNTTSKPRHSTKSSATEAQYRRIIEALRIGPKTSHDLRVLGAYHPAGRVKELNDKFGFVIDSDRVSLWDAWGFEHRNCARYHLLREPDNADALLGLARA; encoded by the coding sequence ATGACCGACACCAGCAAGCAAAAAGCCCCGGTCGTTAGCGCGACCAAGGGCTTTTCAAATACCACCAGCAAGCCCCGCCATTCTACCAAATCGAGCGCGACCGAGGCGCAATATCGACGCATCATCGAAGCGTTGAGGATTGGCCCCAAGACGTCGCACGACTTGCGCGTCCTCGGGGCTTATCACCCGGCTGGCCGCGTCAAGGAGCTGAACGACAAATTCGGGTTTGTGATCGACTCCGACCGTGTTTCGCTTTGGGACGCGTGGGGTTTCGAGCATCGGAACTGCGCCAGGTATCACCTGCTGCGCGAACCCGATAACGCCGATGCGCTGCTAGGCCTGGCGAGGGCCTGA
- a CDS encoding SurA N-terminal domain-containing protein, translating to MFEAIRKHSKIVMGILFLLIIPSFVLFGIDGNYFGEKSPAVASVDGKAITQAEWDNAHRNESDRLRAQQPGVDGKLLDSPQARYATLERLVRDRVLAAAAQHMHLAVSDAQLARELQAIPAIAQLRKSDGKLDVDAYRALVGAQGLTPEGFEAQMRSDLSVAQVLGGVVSTSFVSPAESKLGMEALLQRREVQIARFDAHKYASEVKVDDAALQAYYQAHTARFRQAEEASIEYVVLDLDAIKAGISVNEDDLRTYYKENQDRLAGKEERRASHILINAPKDAPAAEREAAHKKAEGLLAEVRKDPARFAAIAKENSQDPGSAPQGGDLGYFMRGAMVKPFEDAVFSMHKGEISDIVETDFGYHIIELTDIKTPKAPSFEEARPALEAELRQQQAQRKFAEVAEAFSNIVYEQPDSLQPVADKLHLKVQTASGLARKPATGAQGVLANARFLDALFAPESLQSKRNTEAVDVGSNELAAGRIVSYQPAQTLPYEEAKDRVRTAFVAAKSAELATAEGEAKLAAWREKPASASGLAPAITIARDQPAGQPAALVDAVLRASSDTLPNWVGVGLGEQGYAVVKIERIVPRDQADTQQQALTQQYLQAWTQAEALAYYEVLKQRYKVQIKVARPAADAVEDD from the coding sequence ATGTTCGAAGCCATACGCAAGCATTCCAAGATCGTCATGGGGATCTTGTTTTTGCTCATCATCCCTTCCTTTGTGCTGTTTGGCATCGACGGCAACTACTTCGGCGAAAAAAGTCCTGCGGTGGCGAGCGTCGACGGCAAGGCCATCACGCAGGCCGAATGGGACAACGCCCACCGCAACGAAAGCGACCGGCTGCGCGCGCAGCAACCCGGGGTGGACGGCAAATTGCTCGATTCGCCGCAGGCACGCTACGCCACCCTTGAGCGCCTCGTGCGCGACCGGGTGCTTGCCGCGGCCGCACAGCACATGCATCTGGCCGTCAGCGACGCACAACTGGCGCGCGAGCTGCAAGCCATACCTGCCATCGCCCAGCTGCGCAAGTCCGACGGCAAGCTGGATGTGGATGCCTACCGCGCGCTGGTCGGTGCCCAGGGCCTGACCCCCGAGGGCTTCGAGGCGCAGATGCGCAGTGACCTGTCGGTCGCTCAGGTACTGGGTGGCGTGGTTTCCACCAGCTTTGTCAGCCCGGCCGAGAGCAAACTGGGCATGGAAGCGCTGCTGCAGCGCCGTGAAGTGCAGATTGCGCGCTTTGATGCGCACAAGTACGCCTCGGAAGTCAAGGTGGACGATGCGGCGCTGCAGGCCTACTACCAGGCCCATACCGCACGGTTTCGCCAGGCCGAGGAAGCCAGCATTGAATACGTCGTGCTGGACCTGGACGCGATCAAGGCCGGCATCTCGGTCAACGAGGACGACCTGCGCACCTACTACAAGGAAAACCAGGACCGTCTGGCGGGCAAGGAAGAGCGCCGCGCGAGCCACATCCTGATCAACGCGCCCAAGGATGCGCCCGCTGCAGAGCGCGAGGCGGCGCACAAGAAGGCCGAAGGCCTGCTGGCCGAGGTACGCAAGGACCCGGCGCGCTTTGCTGCGATCGCCAAGGAAAACTCCCAGGACCCGGGCTCTGCGCCCCAGGGGGGCGACCTGGGCTATTTCATGCGTGGTGCCATGGTCAAACCGTTCGAGGATGCGGTGTTCTCCATGCACAAGGGCGAGATCAGCGACATCGTCGAGACCGATTTCGGCTACCACATCATCGAACTGACAGACATCAAGACGCCCAAGGCGCCCAGCTTTGAGGAGGCGCGTCCGGCGCTCGAGGCAGAGCTGCGTCAGCAGCAGGCGCAGCGCAAGTTCGCCGAGGTGGCCGAGGCCTTCTCCAACATCGTCTACGAGCAGCCCGACAGCCTGCAACCGGTAGCCGACAAACTGCATCTGAAGGTGCAAACCGCCTCGGGGCTTGCGCGCAAACCTGCCACCGGTGCCCAGGGTGTGCTGGCCAACGCACGCTTCCTCGACGCCTTGTTTGCGCCCGAGTCGCTGCAGAGCAAGCGCAATACCGAGGCGGTGGACGTAGGCAGCAACGAATTGGCCGCGGGTCGCATCGTTTCCTACCAGCCGGCGCAGACCCTGCCCTACGAGGAAGCCAAGGACCGCGTTCGCACCGCTTTTGTCGCTGCCAAGTCTGCAGAGCTGGCCACCGCCGAGGGCGAAGCCAAGCTGGCCGCCTGGCGAGAGAAGCCAGCGAGCGCCAGCGGGCTGGCTCCGGCAATCACCATTGCGCGCGATCAGCCGGCCGGCCAGCCCGCCGCGCTGGTGGACGCCGTGCTGCGCGCATCCTCCGACACGCTGCCGAACTGGGTTGGCGTAGGGCTGGGCGAGCAGGGCTATGCCGTGGTCAAGATCGAGCGCATCGTGCCCCGTGACCAGGCCGACACGCAGCAACAGGCCCTGACCCAGCAGTATCTGCAGGCCTGGACCCAGGCCGAAGCCCTGGCGTACTACGAGGTGCTCAAGCAGCGCTACAAGGTGCAGATCAAGGTCGCGCGCCCCGCGGCCGACGCCGTCGAGGACGACTGA
- a CDS encoding HU family DNA-binding protein, giving the protein MNKTELIEHIANHADISKAAATRALESTIDAVKKTLKKGGTVSLVGFGTFAVGKRAARTGRNPRTGASIKIKAAKVPKFRPGKALKDALN; this is encoded by the coding sequence GTGAACAAGACCGAATTGATCGAGCACATTGCAAACCATGCTGATATCTCCAAGGCTGCCGCAACGCGTGCACTGGAGTCCACCATCGATGCGGTCAAGAAGACCTTGAAGAAGGGCGGCACGGTGTCTCTCGTCGGTTTCGGTACGTTCGCGGTCGGCAAGCGCGCTGCGCGCACGGGGCGCAACCCGCGCACGGGGGCCAGCATCAAGATCAAGGCGGCCAAGGTGCCCAAGTTCCGCCCGGGCAAGGCGTTGAAAGACGCCTTGAATTGA
- the pgsA gene encoding CDP-diacylglycerol--glycerol-3-phosphate 3-phosphatidyltransferase: MFFTIPTLLTWARIVAIPLIVGVYYLPLEMALRNEVATALFVVFAATDWFDGYLARKLNQASAFGAFLDPVADKFLVSASLLVLVHLGRVDVFVALIIIGREIAISALREWMAHLGASKSVAVHMLGKVKTAVQMIAIPFLLFDAPVAGLLDTGVWGKWLIWLAAVLTIWSMIYYLQRALPEIRARAR, translated from the coding sequence ATGTTCTTCACCATTCCCACGTTGCTGACCTGGGCGCGCATCGTCGCCATTCCGCTGATCGTCGGCGTGTACTACCTGCCGCTGGAGATGGCGCTGCGCAACGAGGTGGCGACGGCCCTGTTCGTGGTGTTTGCCGCCACCGACTGGTTCGACGGCTATCTCGCGCGCAAGCTCAACCAGGCCTCGGCCTTCGGCGCGTTTCTGGATCCGGTGGCGGACAAATTCCTGGTCAGCGCCTCCCTGCTGGTGCTGGTGCATCTGGGGCGGGTGGACGTGTTCGTCGCGCTCATCATCATCGGGCGCGAGATCGCGATCAGCGCGCTGCGCGAGTGGATGGCGCACCTGGGTGCAAGCAAGAGCGTTGCGGTGCACATGCTGGGCAAGGTCAAGACGGCGGTGCAAATGATCGCGATCCCCTTCCTGCTCTTTGACGCACCGGTTGCCGGCTTGCTGGACACGGGTGTCTGGGGCAAATGGCTGATCTGGCTCGCGGCCGTGCTCACCATCTGGTCCATGATCTATTACCTGCAGCGCGCCTTGCCCGAGATCCGGGCACGCGCCCGTTAA
- a CDS encoding SPFH domain-containing protein, with translation MEVAIAIFIIAVIFIVRAVKIVPQQHAWVVERLGKYAGTLAPGPKFIIPFVDRVAYKHSLKEIPLDVPSQVCITRDNTQLQVDGILYFQVTDPMRASYGSSNYVVAVTQLAQTTLRSVIGKLELDKTFEERDMINAQVVEAIDQAALNWGVKVLRYEIKDLTPPAEILRAMQAQITAEREKRAVIATSEGKRQEEINLAEGQKQAAIAKSEGEKQAQINNAEGEAAAITAVATATADAIERVAAAIRLPAGDQAVQLKVAEKAVDAYSRVAADATTTLVVPSNMTEVSALITSAMKMVQAGQRPI, from the coding sequence ATGGAAGTTGCCATTGCCATATTCATCATCGCGGTGATCTTCATCGTAAGGGCGGTCAAGATCGTGCCGCAGCAGCACGCCTGGGTGGTGGAGCGCCTGGGCAAGTATGCGGGCACCCTCGCCCCGGGACCGAAATTCATCATTCCCTTCGTTGACCGCGTGGCCTACAAGCACAGCCTGAAGGAAATCCCGCTGGACGTGCCCAGTCAGGTCTGCATCACGCGCGACAACACCCAGCTGCAGGTGGACGGCATCCTGTACTTCCAGGTGACCGACCCGATGCGCGCCAGTTACGGTTCGAGCAACTACGTCGTGGCCGTCACGCAATTGGCACAGACCACGCTGCGCAGCGTCATCGGCAAGCTGGAGCTGGACAAGACCTTCGAAGAGCGCGACATGATCAACGCCCAGGTGGTGGAGGCCATCGACCAGGCGGCGCTGAACTGGGGCGTGAAGGTCTTGCGCTACGAGATCAAGGACCTCACGCCGCCGGCCGAAATCCTGCGCGCGATGCAGGCGCAGATCACTGCCGAGCGTGAAAAGCGCGCGGTCATCGCCACCTCCGAAGGCAAGCGCCAGGAGGAAATCAACCTGGCAGAAGGGCAGAAGCAGGCCGCGATCGCCAAGTCCGAAGGCGAAAAGCAGGCGCAGATCAACAATGCCGAAGGCGAGGCGGCGGCCATCACCGCCGTGGCCACGGCCACCGCTGACGCCATCGAGCGCGTCGCTGCCGCCATCCGGCTGCCCGCGGGCGATCAGGCGGTGCAGCTCAAGGTGGCGGAAAAGGCGGTCGACGCCTACAGCCGGGTGGCCGCGGACGCGACCACCACGCTGGTCGTGCCGAGCAACATGACGGAAGTATCCGCGTTGATCACCTCGGCCATGAAGATGGTGCAGGCGGGACAGCGCCCGATCTGA
- a CDS encoding NfeD family protein: MELSAASLWWLATGVAVIIELLSGTLYLLMLALGLAAGALAAHLGLGSVGQIVVCALVGSGAVFAAYWLKRHRPGDLPARADRAVNLDVGERVRIDAWADDGTAVVKYRGANWTAMHRPGAQALPGMYRVVELVGNRLMVEPV, translated from the coding sequence ATGGAACTCAGTGCTGCAAGCTTGTGGTGGCTGGCCACCGGTGTGGCGGTGATCATCGAGCTGCTCAGTGGCACGCTGTATTTGCTGATGCTCGCGCTGGGATTGGCCGCCGGGGCGCTGGCGGCGCATCTGGGTCTGGGCAGCGTGGGCCAGATCGTGGTGTGCGCGCTGGTGGGTTCGGGCGCCGTATTTGCCGCATACTGGCTCAAACGCCATCGGCCGGGCGACCTGCCGGCCCGGGCGGACCGCGCGGTCAACCTCGATGTCGGCGAGCGGGTGCGCATCGACGCCTGGGCCGATGACGGCACCGCTGTGGTGAAATACCGCGGCGCCAACTGGACCGCGATGCACCGGCCGGGGGCGCAAGCGCTGCCCGGCATGTACCGCGTCGTCGAACTGGTGGGCAACCGCTTGATGGTGGAGCCTGTTTGA
- a CDS encoding arginine/lysine/ornithine decarboxylase, with protein MKFRFPIVIIDEDYRSDNTSGLGIRALAQAIEAEGFEVLGVTSYGDLTQFAQQQSRASAFILSIDDEEITLGSGQDPIIHSLRAFIEEVRRKNADVPIYIYGETRTSRHLPNDILRELHGFIHMFEDTPEFVAKHIIREAKGYLEGIQPPFFKALLDYAEDGSYSWHCPGHSGGVAFLKSPIGQMYHQFYGENMLRADVCNAVEELGQLLDHNGAIGESERNAARIFNADHCFFVTNGTSTSNKIVWHHTVAPGDVVVVDRNCHKSILHSIIMTGAIPVFLKPTRNHFGIIGPIPKSEFEPATIKAKIRANPLLKGVDPKKVRPRILTLTQSTYDGVLYNTEAIKQMLDGYVDNLHFDEAWLPHAAFHPFYGSYHAMGKKRARPQQSVVYSTQSIHKLLAGISQASHVLVQDSQSTKLDWHLFNEAYLMHTSTSPQYSIIASCDVAAAMMEPPGGTALVEESILEALNFRRAMRKVEEEFGKGDWWFKVWGPEKIAEEGIGRADDWIIRSDGKSKKNGSKWHGFGNLADGFNMLDPIKSTIVTPGLDLDGKFHKVGIPASIVTKYLAEHGVVVEKTGLYSFFIMFTIGITKGRWNTMLTALQQFKDDYEKNQPMWRILPEFSQQQPRYEHMGLKDLCQHVHELYARYNVARLTTEMYLSPLTPAMKPSDAFAHIAARKTERVAIDDLEGRITTSLITPYPPGIPLLIPGEVFNRKIVDYLKFAREFSRLCPGFDTDIHGLVELKGEDGTMSYFADCVA; from the coding sequence ATGAAATTTCGCTTTCCGATTGTCATCATCGATGAGGACTACCGTTCCGACAACACCTCGGGCCTGGGCATACGCGCGCTGGCGCAAGCCATCGAAGCCGAGGGCTTCGAGGTGCTTGGCGTCACGAGCTATGGCGACCTGACGCAGTTTGCGCAGCAGCAAAGCCGTGCCAGCGCCTTCATCCTGTCGATCGACGACGAGGAGATCACGCTGGGCTCGGGGCAGGACCCGATCATCCACAGCCTGCGCGCCTTCATCGAGGAGGTGCGGCGCAAGAACGCCGACGTGCCGATCTACATCTACGGCGAAACCAGAACCAGCCGCCACCTGCCCAACGACATCCTGCGCGAGCTGCACGGCTTCATCCACATGTTCGAGGACACGCCGGAGTTCGTTGCCAAGCACATCATCCGCGAGGCCAAGGGCTATCTGGAAGGCATACAGCCGCCGTTCTTCAAGGCGCTGCTCGACTATGCCGAGGACGGCTCGTACTCCTGGCACTGCCCCGGCCATTCGGGCGGGGTGGCTTTTCTGAAGAGCCCGATCGGCCAGATGTACCACCAGTTCTACGGCGAGAACATGCTGCGCGCGGACGTATGCAATGCGGTGGAGGAGCTCGGCCAGCTGCTGGACCACAACGGCGCCATCGGCGAGAGCGAGCGCAACGCGGCCCGCATCTTCAACGCCGACCACTGCTTCTTCGTGACCAACGGCACCTCCACGAGCAACAAGATCGTCTGGCACCACACGGTGGCGCCGGGCGACGTGGTGGTGGTGGACCGCAACTGCCACAAGTCCATCCTGCACTCCATCATCATGACGGGTGCGATCCCGGTGTTCCTCAAGCCCACGCGCAACCACTTCGGCATCATCGGGCCCATTCCCAAGTCGGAGTTCGAGCCCGCCACCATCAAGGCCAAGATCCGCGCCAACCCCTTGCTCAAGGGCGTGGACCCGAAGAAGGTGCGCCCGCGCATCCTCACGCTCACCCAGTCCACCTACGACGGCGTGCTCTACAACACCGAGGCCATCAAGCAGATGCTCGACGGCTACGTGGACAACCTGCACTTCGACGAAGCCTGGCTGCCGCACGCCGCCTTTCACCCCTTCTATGGCAGCTACCACGCGATGGGCAAGAAGCGCGCGCGGCCCCAGCAGTCGGTGGTGTATTCCACGCAATCCATCCACAAGCTGCTCGCGGGCATCAGCCAGGCGAGTCACGTGCTGGTGCAGGACAGCCAGAGCACCAAGCTGGACTGGCATCTGTTCAACGAAGCCTATCTGATGCACACCAGTACCAGCCCGCAGTACAGCATCATCGCCAGCTGCGACGTGGCAGCCGCCATGATGGAGCCGCCGGGTGGCACCGCGCTGGTGGAGGAGTCCATCCTCGAGGCGCTGAACTTTCGCCGCGCGATGCGCAAGGTGGAGGAGGAATTCGGCAAGGGCGACTGGTGGTTCAAGGTCTGGGGGCCGGAAAAGATCGCCGAGGAAGGCATAGGCCGCGCCGACGACTGGATCATCCGCAGCGACGGCAAGAGCAAGAAGAACGGCAGCAAGTGGCACGGTTTTGGCAACCTGGCCGACGGCTTCAACATGCTCGACCCGATCAAGTCCACCATCGTCACGCCCGGTCTGGATCTGGACGGCAAGTTCCACAAGGTGGGCATTCCGGCGAGCATCGTCACCAAATACCTGGCCGAGCACGGCGTGGTGGTGGAGAAGACCGGGCTCTACAGCTTCTTCATCATGTTCACCATCGGCATCACCAAGGGCCGCTGGAACACCATGCTCACGGCCTTGCAGCAGTTCAAGGACGACTACGAGAAGAACCAGCCGATGTGGCGCATCCTGCCCGAGTTCAGCCAGCAGCAGCCACGCTACGAGCACATGGGCCTGAAGGACCTGTGCCAGCACGTGCACGAGCTGTATGCACGCTACAACGTGGCACGCCTGACCACCGAGATGTATCTGTCGCCGCTGACCCCGGCGATGAAGCCGAGCGACGCCTTCGCGCACATCGCCGCGCGCAAGACCGAGCGCGTGGCGATCGACGACCTCGAAGGGCGCATCACCACCAGCCTGATCACGCCCTATCCGCCAGGCATACCGCTGCTCATTCCGGGCGAGGTGTTCAACCGCAAGATCGTGGACTATCTCAAGTTCGCGCGCGAGTTCTCGCGCCTGTGCCCCGGCTTCGACACCGACATCCATGGACTGGTGGAACTCAAGGGCGAAGACGGCACCATGAGCTATTTTGCCGACTGTGTCGCCTGA
- the thrS gene encoding threonine--tRNA ligase, whose product MVQITLPDGSQRQFPGPVTVAEVAASIGAGLARAAIAGKVDGKVVDTAYPIAADSEVAILTAKDAEGLDVIRHSTAHLLAYAVKELFPDAQVTIGPVIENGFYYDFSYKRPFTPEDLAAIEKRMAELAARDEPVVRRVLPRDAAVEYFKGMGEHYKAEIIASIPANEDVSLYREGGFEDLCRGPHVPSTGKLKFFKLMKVAGAYWRGDHRNEMLQRIYGTAWASKEDLQNYLSMLEEAEKRDHRRLGRELDLFHIDEHSPGTVFWHPRGWAIWQEVEQYMRRVYRDSGYQEVKAPQILDKGLWEKTGHWDKYRENMFTTESEKRDYALKPMNCPGHILIFKQGVKSYRDLPLRYGEFGQCHRNEPTGGLHGIMRVRAFTQDDGHIFCTEDQVQDEVLAFTRVLQKVYADFGFKDIIYKIATRPEARIGSDEVWDKAEAALIESLKATGCEYEISPGEGAFYGPKIEYTLKDAIGRQWQCGTMQVDFSMPERLDAEYVGEDGARHRPVMLHRAIVGSLERFIGILIEQHAGALPAWLAPVQVAVLNITDAQADYCREIAAKLQKALPNQDLRVVTALGSQKITYKIREQALQKPPYILVAGDKEKAVGSVAVRARGNVDLGVMSLDAFVERIARDIASKA is encoded by the coding sequence ATGGTTCAGATCACGCTACCTGACGGTTCGCAGCGCCAGTTTCCCGGGCCCGTCACCGTCGCCGAAGTGGCCGCCTCCATCGGCGCGGGACTGGCGCGCGCAGCGATTGCCGGCAAGGTCGACGGCAAGGTGGTCGACACGGCCTACCCCATCGCAGCCGACAGCGAGGTGGCCATCCTGACGGCCAAGGATGCCGAGGGGCTGGACGTCATCCGCCACTCCACGGCCCACCTGCTCGCCTACGCGGTCAAGGAGCTGTTCCCCGACGCGCAGGTCACCATAGGCCCGGTGATCGAAAACGGCTTCTACTACGACTTCAGCTACAAGCGCCCGTTCACGCCCGAAGATCTGGCTGCCATCGAAAAGCGCATGGCCGAACTTGCGGCCAGGGACGAGCCGGTGGTGCGCCGCGTGTTGCCGCGCGATGCGGCGGTCGAATATTTCAAGGGCATGGGCGAGCACTACAAGGCCGAGATCATCGCCAGCATCCCCGCGAACGAGGACGTGAGCCTGTACCGCGAGGGCGGCTTCGAAGACCTGTGCCGCGGCCCGCACGTGCCCAGCACGGGCAAGCTGAAATTCTTCAAGCTGATGAAGGTGGCCGGCGCCTACTGGCGCGGCGACCACCGCAACGAGATGCTGCAGCGCATCTACGGCACCGCCTGGGCCAGCAAGGAAGACTTGCAGAACTACCTGAGCATGCTGGAGGAAGCGGAAAAGCGCGACCACCGCAGGCTGGGGCGCGAGCTGGATCTGTTTCACATCGACGAGCACTCGCCCGGCACGGTGTTCTGGCACCCGCGCGGCTGGGCCATCTGGCAGGAGGTGGAGCAGTACATGCGGCGCGTCTACCGCGACAGCGGCTACCAGGAAGTCAAGGCCCCGCAGATTCTGGACAAGGGCTTGTGGGAGAAGACCGGCCACTGGGACAAGTACCGCGAGAACATGTTCACGACGGAGTCGGAAAAACGCGACTACGCCCTCAAGCCCATGAACTGCCCGGGCCACATCCTGATCTTCAAACAGGGCGTCAAGAGCTACCGCGACCTGCCGCTGCGCTATGGCGAGTTTGGCCAGTGCCACAGGAACGAACCCACGGGCGGCCTGCACGGCATCATGCGGGTGCGCGCCTTCACGCAGGACGACGGGCACATCTTCTGCACCGAGGACCAGGTCCAGGACGAGGTGCTGGCCTTCACGCGCGTGCTGCAGAAGGTGTATGCGGACTTCGGCTTCAAGGACATCATCTACAAGATCGCCACGCGCCCCGAGGCGCGCATCGGTTCCGACGAGGTCTGGGACAAGGCCGAGGCGGCGCTGATCGAGAGCCTGAAGGCCACGGGCTGCGAGTATGAAATCTCGCCCGGCGAAGGGGCGTTCTACGGTCCGAAGATCGAATACACGCTCAAGGACGCGATCGGGCGCCAGTGGCAGTGCGGCACCATGCAGGTGGACTTCTCCATGCCCGAGCGGCTCGACGCCGAATACGTGGGCGAGGACGGCGCGCGCCACCGCCCGGTGATGCTGCACCGCGCCATCGTGGGTTCGCTGGAGCGCTTCATCGGCATCCTGATCGAGCAGCACGCGGGCGCCCTGCCCGCGTGGCTCGCCCCGGTGCAGGTGGCGGTGCTCAACATCACCGATGCGCAGGCCGACTACTGTCGCGAAATTGCCGCAAAGCTGCAAAAAGCATTGCCGAATCAAGATCTTAGAGTGGTCACGGCGCTGGGCAGCCAGAAGATTACGTATAAAATACGTGAGCAAGCGCTGCAAAAGCCGCCCTATATCCTGGTCGCAGGCGACAAGGAAAAGGCCGTCGGCAGCGTTGCGGTACGTGCCCGGGGCAATGTGGACCTGGGCGTGATGTCTCTCGACGCCTTCGTCGAACGGATCGCACGGGACATCGCCTCCAAAGCCTGA
- the infC gene encoding translation initiation factor IF-3 has product MKTIATEYRDRRHREERKHRLNREIMAPEVRLTGPDNEAIGIVSLQEALRMAGDLDVDLVEIAATAHPPVCRLMDYGKFKYQEQKKAAEAKAKQTVIDIKEVKFRPGTDEGDYNIKLRNIRRFLGEGDKVKVTLRFRGREITHQELGLALLNRLRDELADTIQVEQFPKLEGRQMVMMIAPARKKQASARSAGSNAATTA; this is encoded by the coding sequence GTGAAAACCATCGCTACTGAATACCGTGATCGCCGTCACCGCGAGGAGCGCAAGCACCGGCTGAACCGGGAAATCATGGCGCCTGAAGTGCGCCTGACCGGACCGGACAATGAAGCCATAGGCATCGTGAGCCTGCAGGAAGCCCTGCGCATGGCGGGCGACCTGGACGTGGATCTGGTGGAAATTGCCGCCACGGCCCACCCGCCCGTCTGCCGCCTGATGGATTACGGCAAGTTCAAGTACCAGGAGCAGAAGAAGGCGGCCGAGGCCAAGGCCAAGCAGACCGTCATCGACATCAAGGAAGTGAAGTTCCGCCCCGGTACCGACGAAGGCGACTACAACATCAAGCTGCGCAACATCCGCCGCTTTCTGGGCGAGGGCGACAAGGTCAAGGTGACGCTGCGCTTTCGCGGCCGTGAAATCACCCACCAGGAACTGGGCCTGGCGCTGCTCAACCGGCTGCGCGACGAGCTGGCCGACACCATCCAGGTGGAGCAGTTTCCCAAGCTCGAAGGCCGCCAGATGGTGATGATGATTGCGCCGGCGCGCAAGAAGCAGGCCAGCGCCAGGAGCGCGGGCAGCAACGCCGCAACCACGGCGTAG
- the rpmI gene encoding 50S ribosomal protein L35: protein MPKMKTKSGAKKRFRVRPGGTVKRGQAFKRHILTKKSTKNKRQLRGTVAVHDGDMGSIARMMPMAGL, encoded by the coding sequence ATGCCCAAAATGAAGACCAAGAGCGGCGCGAAGAAGCGTTTCCGCGTTCGTCCAGGGGGCACCGTCAAGCGGGGCCAGGCGTTCAAGCGCCACATCCTGACCAAGAAGAGCACCAAGAACAAGCGCCAGTTGCGTGGCACGGTGGCGGTGCATGACGGTGACATGGGCTCCATCGCCAGGATGATGCCCATGGCCGGTCTGTAA
- the rplT gene encoding 50S ribosomal protein L20: protein MPRVKRGVTARARHKKVLALAKGFRGRRGNVFRIAKQAVMKAGQYAYRDRRNKKRVFRRLWITRINAAVRAQGLTYSQFTNGLKKAAIEIDRKMLADLAVHDEAAFAGIVEQVKARLAA from the coding sequence ATGCCTCGCGTCAAACGTGGTGTGACGGCCCGCGCCCGTCATAAAAAGGTTCTCGCCCTTGCCAAGGGTTTCCGTGGTCGCCGCGGCAACGTCTTTCGCATCGCCAAGCAGGCGGTGATGAAGGCGGGCCAGTACGCCTACCGTGACCGCCGCAACAAGAAGCGCGTCTTCCGTCGTCTGTGGATCACCCGCATCAACGCCGCCGTGCGTGCCCAAGGGTTGACCTACAGCCAGTTCACCAACGGCCTGAAGAAGGCCGCCATCGAGATCGACCGCAAGATGCTGGCCGATCTTGCGGTGCACGACGAAGCCGCCTTTGCCGGCATCGTGGAGCAGGTCAAGGCCAGGCTGGCGGCCTGA